A window of Exiguobacterium sp. FSL W8-0210 genomic DNA:
TCCCCCTTGAAATATTCTTACAACACTTATCCTAAATCGTATGTATGAAGCTGATATAGAGATGATGTAAATGTCGTTTCGTGTTTTGATGACAAAGTGATATCAACAAAAAAAGACCCGCATCTAAAACGGGTCTTTTATGATTACGCTTCGAAAATCAATGACTCTGGATCTTCGAGGAGATCTTTAATGTGCTTCAAGAACGTAACCGCTTCTTTTCCATCAACGATTCGGTGATCGTAGGAGAGTGCGACGTACATCATCGGACGGTTTTCCATGCGTTCAGCATCGATCGCCACAGGGCGCAAGTTGATTGCGTGCATCCCGAGAATTGCGACTTGTGGACCGTTTAAGATCGGTGTCGACATGAGTGAACCGAATGTACCACCGTTCGTGATCGTGAACGTACCACCCGTCAAGTCAGATAGACCGAGTTTGTTATCGCGCGCCTTGACCGCTAATTGAATGATGTCTTTTTCAATCTCAGCAAAGTTCTTTTTGTCCGCATCACGAACGACTGGAACGACGAGACCGTCTGGTGCTGAAACGGCAATCCCGATATCGTAGAATTTCTTCAGGACGATTTCGTCACCTTGAATCTCAGCATTCAAGTATGGCATCTTTTTAAGTGCTGCGACTGCTGCTTTTGTAAAGAATGACATGAAGCCGAGTTTGACTTCGTTTTCCTTCACGAATTTTTCTTGGCGACGTTTACGCAGTGCCATGACCGCTGACATATCGATCTCATTGAATGTCGTCAACATCGCTGCCGTTTGTTGGACTTCAACGAGTCGGTTCGCAATCGTCTTACGACGGCGTGACATCTTGATTCGCTCTTCCGGTTTCCCAGGAGCGGCTGCAGGTGCTGGTGCCGGTGTAGCGGGTTTCGTAGGAGCCGGTTTTGCTTGCTCACGTGGTGCTACTTCAAACGT
This region includes:
- the odhB gene encoding 2-oxoglutarate dehydrogenase complex dihydrolipoyllysine-residue succinyltransferase, whose product is MEIKVPELAESITEGTVASWLKQPGDHVEKGEAIVELETDKVNIEVPSEEAGTLTEVMAAEGDTVRVGETIAIISAGGEAPKPAAAEPVQETPKETPKAEEKAEQPVAVAATESTSVADRPIASPAARKLAREKGIDLAQVATQDPLGRIRVQDVATFEVAPREQAKPAPTKPATPAPAPAAAPGKPEERIKMSRRRKTIANRLVEVQQTAAMLTTFNEIDMSAVMALRKRRQEKFVKENEVKLGFMSFFTKAAVAALKKMPYLNAEIQGDEIVLKKFYDIGIAVSAPDGLVVPVVRDADKKNFAEIEKDIIQLAVKARDNKLGLSDLTGGTFTITNGGTFGSLMSTPILNGPQVAILGMHAINLRPVAIDAERMENRPMMYVALSYDHRIVDGKEAVTFLKHIKDLLEDPESLIFEA